The segment TTGTTCATTACTGGATCGAGCAGCACATCTTTGGGTGATTTTTCAGCCATTATTGGTCTCCCGCAGATCGAATTTTATTGATGAATGGTCCGAAGCCGTTCTCACCAAGCCAGTACTGGAGCATATTGTCGATGCCCTTGGTTGTGATTGTCGCTCCGGAAAGACCGTCAATTTTGTATTGTGCGTTAGGATCGTCCGCAGTGACCTGGCCTTTGATTACCGTAATGGTGACATCCCCTTCGTCGTTGAAAGCGATTTTCCCAGGCCAAGTCGCCTTCCAGTTCGGGTTATCGACTTCACCACCGAGACCAGGCGTTTCGGCATGTTCGTAGAATGTCAAACCGCGAATAGTAAGCAGGTCCTTGTCGATGGCGATGAAACCTCGCAAAGTGGACCAGAGTCCGTATCCACGAATAGGAAAGATAAAGAGACTGACTTGATCGTCTTCGCCCTTCA is part of the Polystyrenella longa genome and harbors:
- a CDS encoding Na(+)-translocating NADH-quinone reductase subunit C gives rise to the protein MQRDSVQNVIVVSLGLCLVCSVIVSSVAVSLRPIQKKNQELDFQKNILSAAGMWNPEEDAPTSGEGTVEEVFAQVEPRLVDLETGEYVSGSEVDFNVSDYDPRKASKDPDLSKPVENDIAGIKTRERYTFVYEVKGEDDQVSLFIFPIRGYGLWSTLRGFIAIDKDLLTIRGLTFYEHAETPGLGGEVDNPNWKATWPGKIAFNDEGDVTITVIKGQVTADDPNAQYKIDGLSGATITTKGIDNMLQYWLGENGFGPFINKIRSAGDQ